The following are from one region of the Biomphalaria glabrata chromosome 12, xgBioGlab47.1, whole genome shotgun sequence genome:
- the LOC106068386 gene encoding uncharacterized protein LOC106068386, with amino-acid sequence MAPVNIKYIVSFSSQDDNHKANNLMDSDGTKCWLSHPKDRSGKLEVILQLDRASQLAYVDIGTQWCASLEIRVGCSDWPQSMEYKPLVPSINLMSPMDCLLNRATSCTKMFTKADFSKEIICQKWDRLQLICRQPFRKDMQFGVSFVRIKSIDLPEEEPCTNDKGSDVQPEVKKTHDIDSIFKKLCGNKESSGSDMDSPNPKEMLKQRLMKISGSSENGSDHEHALSRTAKLVLKATESSPKHPLALAQPNKGLFSAHLAKKNEVPFETDVSSFLSTLRISHQDLDTVTIADLRHKFEKRKRRKLTTEEKKIFSAMFQNFICDLFEPQENAANESKPPVLDDPGHSPRCKQNFQTLRKNVASPSTQRLKQSSASHGSENELKDSHKTPPNNKRLRCVEKYNDSFSSSTKKRRSGDADINEVISGDDEGVVDTSSGKSLDINKSKFKKIVKHKNELYKSNPSFCDVEEDVNFNLNFNNSLFEDDLDKSCDRTIETVYLSSSDNDNDQPAHVEDTTVKQHRKRSNKCVKMPPVSGKMRNSRGKTKSNDVKDGSTNVSTDNIHKPFGKTFKGVRAVTSQRQLKLNESKLVSTSKIADTSGVITNQNIKSTWSSRKGKGQNRKSSAVISESDTTICDKCFAVYPSHDIGTHQVFCSPPSAEYRNANSFTNEEFLLDDRVDYLECPICLERYPQDILPVHASECGL; translated from the exons ATGGCGCctgtaaatattaaatacatcGTTTCATTTTCTTCTCAG GATGACAATCACAAAGCTAACAATCTCATGGACAGTGATGGGACCAAATGTTGGCTGTCTCACCCAAAAGATAGGAGTGGAAAACTGGAAGTCATCCTACAGTTAGATAGAGCGTCTCAACTTGCTTACGTTGacattg GTACTCAGTGGTGCGCCAGTCTTGAAATAAGAGTAGGATGCTCTGACTGGCCTCAGTCTATGGAATACAAACCTTTGGTGCCAAGCATCAACTTGATGTCACCAATGGATTGTTTACTCAACAGAGCAACAAGCTGCACTAAGATGTTTACTAAAG CTGATTTTTCCAAAGAAATTATTTGTCAAAAATGGGACAGACTGCAGTTGATATGTCGGCAGCCATTTAGAAAAGACATGCAGTTTGGAGTGTCTTTTGTGCGTATTAAGAGTATAGATCTGCCAGAGGAGGAACCATGTACCAATGACAAGGGTTCTGATGTACAACCTGAGGTTAAAAAAACTCATGATATTGACAGTATCTTCAAAAAACTTTGTGGGAACAAAGAAAGTTCTGGTTCTGACATGGATAG TCCAAATCCCAAAGAGATGCTTAAACAACGCTTGATGAAGATATCAGGAAGTTCTGAAAACGGTAGCGACCATGAACATGCCCTGTCCCGCACGGCCAAACTTGTCTTGAAGGCCACAGAGAGTAGCCCTAAGCATCCATTAGCTTTGGCCCAACCTAATAAGGGACTTTTTTCAGCACATCTGGCAAAGAAAAATGAAGTGCCA TTTGAAACTGATGTCAGCAGTTTTCTTTCCACCTTAAGAATTTCACATCAAGATTTAGACACAGTAACTATTGCAG ATCTTCGGCATAAATTTGAAAAAAGGAAGCGCAGAAAACTGACTacagaagaaaagaaaattttttcaGCAATGTTCCAAAATTTTATTTGCGATTTATTTGAGCCCCAAGAGAATGCAGCAAATGAATCAAAGCCTCCAGTGTTGGATGACCCTGGTCACAGCCCTCGTTGTAAacaaaactttcaaacactgAGAAAGAATGTTGCTAGTCCATCAACTCAGAGATTAAAACAATCCAGTGCTTCTCATGGCAGTGAGAATGAACTCAAGGATTCCCACAAGACCCCACCAAATAATAAAAGGTTACGCTGCGTTGAAAAATATAATGATTCGTTTTCAAGCTCTACAAAGAAAAGGCGGTCAGGTGATGCAGATATAAATGAGGTTATTTCAGGCGACGATGAGGGTGTTGTTGATACATCTTCTGGTAAATCATTAGATATTAACAagagtaagtttaaaaaaatagtcaagcataaaaatgagttatataAATCTAACCCTTCATTTTGTGATGTAGAAGAAGATGTAAATTTCAACCTGAATTTTAACAATTCATTGTTTGAAGACGACCTGGATAAAAGCTGTGATCGAACTATTGAGACTGTATATTTAAGCTCTAGTGATAATGATAATGATCAACCAGCACATGTTGAAGACACAACTGTGAAGCAACATCGTAAGCGTTCCAACAAATGTGTTAAAATGCCCCCTGTTTCCGGCAAGATGAGAAACAGTAGAGGGAAGACAAAATCTAATGATGTTAAGGATGGTTCCACCAATGTATCTACAGACAATATACACAAGCCGTTTGGCAAAACCTTCAAGGGTGTCAGAGCTGTGACAAGTCAGAGACAGCTGAAATTAAATGAAAGTAAATTGGTGAGCACGTCAAAAATAGCTGACACGTCAGGTGTAATAACCAATCAAAacataaagtcaacttggagtTCAAGGAAAGGGAAAGGACAAAATAG AAAGTCAAGTGCTGTTATTTCAGAATCAGACACGACAATCTGTGATAAATGTTTTG cTGTGTATCCCAGCCATGATATTGGCACCCACCAAGTATTCTGCTCTCCACCTTCAGCTGAATATAGGAACGCCAATAGTTTCACCAATGAAGAATTTCTCCTTGATGACAGAGTTGACTATCTTGAATGTCCCATTTGCTTAGAGAGATATCCCCAGGATATATTACCAGTCCATGCCAGCGAGTGTGGACTGTAG
- the LOC106068385 gene encoding poly [ADP-ribose] polymerase tankyrase-2-like isoform X1 → MMCDREICKETSELPQPPPPPPLPPPIICVQEITRSVHVNEDRPAENIVISRGRTLLENSQIIFSLTQALEEDLLGKMATLIEEQGVDVNSTLSFGVCILLKAIRCRSTKIVDYLIEKGADPESSIRDLMKRPYGLEVEYSVYFKRYDQWCVDTLKKLLPMMGERLHRIVDTEGRTLLHLACYFPDLSIFEYLLDQGLDPNIKDNRGSTVLSLLISHHDTKTAYEMVQLVLSLPNIQVDIRNDSGSTPLYQSFLMNRLDFFYLLLRKGADPFMRTYSGNTLMHCPFLHSHKYLILYDLGLNVNVKTNSGLRPLQNKAELNFDFFLLILLGREVLPEEYVKMEKTFEPAIVMRIREKVERGEFHCTRLQAMCRQTIRKALFRADHTSVAENVWHLPLPKPLRLYLDVYMYGQHLLDAWSGKSKNADVK, encoded by the exons AAGATAGGCCAGCGGAGAATATAGTGATCTCTAGAGGAAGAACTCTTCTGG AGAATTCTCAAATAATCTTCAGCTTAACCCAGGCTTTAGAAGAAGACTTGTTGGGGAAGATGGCGACACTGATTGAAGAGCAAGGTGTGGATGTCAACTCTACCCTTTCCTTTGGTGTTTGCATTCTCCTCAAGGCTATTCGCTGCCGTTCTACCAAAATTGTGGATTATTTGATAGAGAAAGGGGCCGACCCTGAGTCTTCTATACGTGACCTTATGAAACGGCCGTATGGGCTGGAAGTGGAATACAGCGTTTACTTTAAGAGATATGACCAGTGGTGTGTGGACACTTTGAAGAAACTGCTGCCCATGATGGGGGAGAGGCTGCACAGGATAGTTGACACCGAAGGCAGAACACTTCTACATTTAGCGTGTTATTTCCCAGACCTCTCCATCTTTGAATACCTCCTCGATCAAGGGCTGGACCCTAACATCAAAGACAATAGGGGATCCACAGTGCTCAGCCTACTCATATCTCACCATGATACCAAAACTGCTTATGAAATGGTGCAACTGGTACTCAGCTTGCCTAATATACAGGTTGATATACGAAACGATTCCGGTTCCACCCCGTTGTATCAGAGTTTCTTGATGAACCGCCTTGACTTTTTTTACCTCCTCCTGCGCAAAGGCGCTGACCCTTTCATGCGCACCTACTCAGGGAACACACTGATGCACTGCCCCTTCCTGCACTCCCACAAGTATTTAATCCTGTACGACCTTGGCCTCAACGTCAACGTGAAGACAAACAGCGGTTTGCGGCCCTTGCAGAATAAGGCGGAGCTCAACTTTGATTTCTTTCTGCTGATTCTCTTGGGGAGGGAGGTCCTGCCAGAAGAGTATGTGAAGATGGAGAAGACCTTTGAACCCGCCATCGTGATGAGAAtcagagagaaagtggagaggGGCGAGTTTCATTGCACAAGGCTGCAAGCCATGTGCAGGCAGACTATCAGGAAAGCCCTATTCAGAGCAGACCACACCTCCGTTGCTGAAAATGTCTGGCACCTTCCACTTCCTAAGCCTTTACGTCTGTATCTAGACGTCTACATGTATGGACAACATTTATTGGATGCTTGGAGTGGCAAATCTAAAAATGCTGATGTAAAGTGA
- the LOC106068385 gene encoding poly [ADP-ribose] polymerase tankyrase-2-like isoform X2 has product MMCDREICKETSELPQPPPPPPLPPPIICVQEITRSVHVNDRPAENIVISRGRTLLENSQIIFSLTQALEEDLLGKMATLIEEQGVDVNSTLSFGVCILLKAIRCRSTKIVDYLIEKGADPESSIRDLMKRPYGLEVEYSVYFKRYDQWCVDTLKKLLPMMGERLHRIVDTEGRTLLHLACYFPDLSIFEYLLDQGLDPNIKDNRGSTVLSLLISHHDTKTAYEMVQLVLSLPNIQVDIRNDSGSTPLYQSFLMNRLDFFYLLLRKGADPFMRTYSGNTLMHCPFLHSHKYLILYDLGLNVNVKTNSGLRPLQNKAELNFDFFLLILLGREVLPEEYVKMEKTFEPAIVMRIREKVERGEFHCTRLQAMCRQTIRKALFRADHTSVAENVWHLPLPKPLRLYLDVYMYGQHLLDAWSGKSKNADVK; this is encoded by the exons ATAGGCCAGCGGAGAATATAGTGATCTCTAGAGGAAGAACTCTTCTGG AGAATTCTCAAATAATCTTCAGCTTAACCCAGGCTTTAGAAGAAGACTTGTTGGGGAAGATGGCGACACTGATTGAAGAGCAAGGTGTGGATGTCAACTCTACCCTTTCCTTTGGTGTTTGCATTCTCCTCAAGGCTATTCGCTGCCGTTCTACCAAAATTGTGGATTATTTGATAGAGAAAGGGGCCGACCCTGAGTCTTCTATACGTGACCTTATGAAACGGCCGTATGGGCTGGAAGTGGAATACAGCGTTTACTTTAAGAGATATGACCAGTGGTGTGTGGACACTTTGAAGAAACTGCTGCCCATGATGGGGGAGAGGCTGCACAGGATAGTTGACACCGAAGGCAGAACACTTCTACATTTAGCGTGTTATTTCCCAGACCTCTCCATCTTTGAATACCTCCTCGATCAAGGGCTGGACCCTAACATCAAAGACAATAGGGGATCCACAGTGCTCAGCCTACTCATATCTCACCATGATACCAAAACTGCTTATGAAATGGTGCAACTGGTACTCAGCTTGCCTAATATACAGGTTGATATACGAAACGATTCCGGTTCCACCCCGTTGTATCAGAGTTTCTTGATGAACCGCCTTGACTTTTTTTACCTCCTCCTGCGCAAAGGCGCTGACCCTTTCATGCGCACCTACTCAGGGAACACACTGATGCACTGCCCCTTCCTGCACTCCCACAAGTATTTAATCCTGTACGACCTTGGCCTCAACGTCAACGTGAAGACAAACAGCGGTTTGCGGCCCTTGCAGAATAAGGCGGAGCTCAACTTTGATTTCTTTCTGCTGATTCTCTTGGGGAGGGAGGTCCTGCCAGAAGAGTATGTGAAGATGGAGAAGACCTTTGAACCCGCCATCGTGATGAGAAtcagagagaaagtggagaggGGCGAGTTTCATTGCACAAGGCTGCAAGCCATGTGCAGGCAGACTATCAGGAAAGCCCTATTCAGAGCAGACCACACCTCCGTTGCTGAAAATGTCTGGCACCTTCCACTTCCTAAGCCTTTACGTCTGTATCTAGACGTCTACATGTATGGACAACATTTATTGGATGCTTGGAGTGGCAAATCTAAAAATGCTGATGTAAAGTGA
- the LOC106068387 gene encoding probable ubiquitin-conjugating enzyme E2 7 produces the protein MAHEQASLLLSRQLKELNKSSVDGFSAGLIDDDDLFKWETVIYGPPETLYEGGMFKAHLIFPKEYPHRPPKMKFVSDMWHPNIDQEGNVCISILHEPGDDKYGYEKAAERWLPVHTVETICISVISMLADPNDESPANVDAAKMWRENFEEFKKRVTKTVRKSVEEL, from the exons ATGGCCCATGAGCAAGCATCACTTTTGCTTAGCAGACAATTAAAAG AACTCAATAAAAGTTCAGTTGATGGATTCTCTGCTGGTCTAATTGATGATGATGACTTGTTTAAATGGGAGACTGTCATCTATGGCCCTCCAGAAACTCTCTA TGAAGGTGGAATGTTTAAAGCCCATCTGATATTTCCCAAAGAGTATCCACACAGGCCACCAAAGATGAAGTTTGTGTCTGACATGTGGCACCCTAATA TTGACCAAGAAGGCAATGTCTGTATTTCTATCCTCCATGAGCCTGGCGATGACAAGTATGGGTACGAGAAGGCAGCCGAACGGTGGCTGCCAGTTCACACTGTGGAGACCATTTGCATCAGTGTGATCTCAATGCTTGCAGACCCCAATGATGAATCTCCGGCCAATGTAGATGCTGCG AAAATGTGGCGAGAAAATTTTGAAGAATTCAAGAAAAGAGTCACCAAGACTGTTCGTAAAAGTGTTGAAGAATTATGA
- the LOC106068385 gene encoding poly [ADP-ribose] polymerase tankyrase-2-like isoform X3, with protein MMCDREICKETSELPQPPPPPPLPPPIICVQEITRSVHVNENSQIIFSLTQALEEDLLGKMATLIEEQGVDVNSTLSFGVCILLKAIRCRSTKIVDYLIEKGADPESSIRDLMKRPYGLEVEYSVYFKRYDQWCVDTLKKLLPMMGERLHRIVDTEGRTLLHLACYFPDLSIFEYLLDQGLDPNIKDNRGSTVLSLLISHHDTKTAYEMVQLVLSLPNIQVDIRNDSGSTPLYQSFLMNRLDFFYLLLRKGADPFMRTYSGNTLMHCPFLHSHKYLILYDLGLNVNVKTNSGLRPLQNKAELNFDFFLLILLGREVLPEEYVKMEKTFEPAIVMRIREKVERGEFHCTRLQAMCRQTIRKALFRADHTSVAENVWHLPLPKPLRLYLDVYMYGQHLLDAWSGKSKNADVK; from the coding sequence AGAATTCTCAAATAATCTTCAGCTTAACCCAGGCTTTAGAAGAAGACTTGTTGGGGAAGATGGCGACACTGATTGAAGAGCAAGGTGTGGATGTCAACTCTACCCTTTCCTTTGGTGTTTGCATTCTCCTCAAGGCTATTCGCTGCCGTTCTACCAAAATTGTGGATTATTTGATAGAGAAAGGGGCCGACCCTGAGTCTTCTATACGTGACCTTATGAAACGGCCGTATGGGCTGGAAGTGGAATACAGCGTTTACTTTAAGAGATATGACCAGTGGTGTGTGGACACTTTGAAGAAACTGCTGCCCATGATGGGGGAGAGGCTGCACAGGATAGTTGACACCGAAGGCAGAACACTTCTACATTTAGCGTGTTATTTCCCAGACCTCTCCATCTTTGAATACCTCCTCGATCAAGGGCTGGACCCTAACATCAAAGACAATAGGGGATCCACAGTGCTCAGCCTACTCATATCTCACCATGATACCAAAACTGCTTATGAAATGGTGCAACTGGTACTCAGCTTGCCTAATATACAGGTTGATATACGAAACGATTCCGGTTCCACCCCGTTGTATCAGAGTTTCTTGATGAACCGCCTTGACTTTTTTTACCTCCTCCTGCGCAAAGGCGCTGACCCTTTCATGCGCACCTACTCAGGGAACACACTGATGCACTGCCCCTTCCTGCACTCCCACAAGTATTTAATCCTGTACGACCTTGGCCTCAACGTCAACGTGAAGACAAACAGCGGTTTGCGGCCCTTGCAGAATAAGGCGGAGCTCAACTTTGATTTCTTTCTGCTGATTCTCTTGGGGAGGGAGGTCCTGCCAGAAGAGTATGTGAAGATGGAGAAGACCTTTGAACCCGCCATCGTGATGAGAAtcagagagaaagtggagaggGGCGAGTTTCATTGCACAAGGCTGCAAGCCATGTGCAGGCAGACTATCAGGAAAGCCCTATTCAGAGCAGACCACACCTCCGTTGCTGAAAATGTCTGGCACCTTCCACTTCCTAAGCCTTTACGTCTGTATCTAGACGTCTACATGTATGGACAACATTTATTGGATGCTTGGAGTGGCAAATCTAAAAATGCTGATGTAAAGTGA